The stretch of DNA GTTCCTTGACGCCTCGGGGCAACCTACCCTGCCAGCCTGGTCCGGTGATGGCGTATTTCTGGGCTTTGGTCCCGCTCGTGCGCTTGCCCGGGGCGGCGAACACGTTGGTCCAGGCGTCCAGCATCTCCATCAAGTAATAGCGGCCTTTTTCATCCGGGAGGCTCAGGATGTAAGGCTCCTTCGAGAGGTCCAGCCAGGCGAACGAAAAGAGCGTGTCCGTATTGGGATTGGGGACGCCCTTAAATGAGGCGTCCGGATACTGTCTCTGGTGAGCGAACTGGCCCAGGGGCGCGTGAAAACCCTCTGGTGCGGCCACGTTGATCATCACCCGCCGGACTGTTTCCATAATGACCAGCGGGTACCCGTAAATGTAAGCCTCGGTACCCAGGTTGAAGGCTTCGGTTTCCCGCTCTGGCTCGGAAGCCGTAACTTCAGCCCGCTTGGCTTCCTGGGCCGGAGCCGGTAGGGTGGCCAACAACAGGAAGACGGCAATGAGGGAGATTACCAGCATATACCAGGAGCGATGATACCAAGGGTGGTCTTTTCTCATGTTGTCCCCGTTTTTTCTCGCCTAATTACCGTCAACCCGTGTTTGAGCCGTTTCTGACTCACCCGATTTCTGAGCTGCCTCAGCGTCTCACCGAAATGCTGTAAGCACCCGTGCCTGCAGGGCTATAGTGCCGAACCCGCGCGAAATAGATGCCCGCGGCCAGGTCGGCGTTGATAAGGGAATTAACTCCCGGGCCACTGTCATCGTCCTGCGCGATCAGGGCGGTCTCGCTATTGGGACCGAACAGGGTAACGAAGGTGTCCGTATTCCCGGCCGTCTCTATCGTGTAAAGCCCCGTAACTGTGGCTGCGAACCGGTAAATATCGCTTTCGTTCGCCGCCTGGATATCCCCCTGGACGGGCGGCCCGTTGACCTGGATTTCGGGAATAGCCGGTTGGGCTGCATCCGCCCGCACTGAAATGCCATAGGTCCCGGTCCCGGACGTCTCATAATGCCGGATGCGCACAAAGTAAGTGCCGGCCGAGAGATTGCTCACGATCCTGGCGTTTCTGTCCTGGCCGCTGTCGTCATCCTCGGTGACGAGGGCTGTTTCGCTGTTAGGGCCGAAGAGAGACATCAGGACGTCGGTGGGTCCTTCTGTCTCGATGATGAAACTGCCCGCGGTCGCTACCGCAAACCTATACGCATCTATCTCACTGGGTTGACCGATAGAGGCCGCCATGGTCGGCGCGCCCACTGTGAGGTCGATAATGCCCGAGGGCGCCGCCGGATCGGTGTCATACGTGTATCCCAAAGTCGTATGATTGACGAGGCTGCCCGGTATCACCCCTGCAGATCCCGGCAGCACCGGCAGCATCGGTCCGGCCGGCCCGGAATAGGGCGCGGCGGTGGGATGCAATCTCTGCCACTCCGCCCACAGGCGATCCAAATTGCAGTGCAGCAGGAAAAAGGCGGGGTCGTTGGGTGAACTAGCGGCGGCTGCCGACCCTCCGATAAAGACATGTACGGTGTTATGGGCAAACTGTTCGGAGCTGGGTCTAAAAGTTGAATAAGTGAGACTACTTCCCAGGACGGAATTAACCTGGGAAGCGGTGGGCAATGATCCGCCGCCTCCCAGCTCGCGCCTGAGCGCCGGACCAGGGTCAAAGGGCGGAGAAGTAACGTTCAGGACCCAGGCGGGAAAGGCAAAGGGGCCCGTGGTCACGCGCCTGTCCGGTCCTTGGCCATCACCTCCCATGAAGTCATTGCTCCAGATGGGCGGCCCGACGGAGCGATCCACCGTCCAGTCCCAGTAGGGGATGCTCACAGTTGGGTC from Desulfobaccales bacterium encodes:
- a CDS encoding tyrosinase family protein, which produces MGVRKNASTLTADEKARFVAALLQVKANGRYDQYVLQHRDLFQLGIHNNPIFLPWHREFLLQLELDLQSVDPTVSIPYWDWTVDRSVGPPIWSNDFMGGDGQGPDRRVTTGPFAFPAWVLNVTSPPFDPGPALRRELGGGGSLPTASQVNSVLGSSLTYSTFRPSSEQFAHNTVHVFIGGSAAAASSPNDPAFFLLHCNLDRLWAEWQRLHPTAAPYSGPAGPMLPVLPGSAGVIPGSLVNHTTLGYTYDTDPAAPSGIIDLTVGAPTMAASIGQPSEIDAYRFAVATAGSFIIETEGPTDVLMSLFGPNSETALVTEDDDSGQDRNARIVSNLSAGTYFVRIRHYETSGTGTYGISVRADAAQPAIPEIQVNGPPVQGDIQAANESDIYRFAATVTGLYTIETAGNTDTFVTLFGPNSETALIAQDDDSGPGVNSLINADLAAGIYFARVRHYSPAGTGAYSISVRR